One Bombus fervidus isolate BK054 chromosome 7, iyBomFerv1, whole genome shotgun sequence genomic region harbors:
- the Aps gene encoding diphosphoinositol polyphosphate phosphohydrolase 1 Aps — protein sequence MVKEKPNSIRIYDSEGYRRRAACICVKNDLEDEVLLVTSSRRPDSWIVPGGGVEPEEEPAVTALREVREEAGVLGQLGRCLGIFENVEHKHRTQVWVMQVTEELPEWEDSRAIGRKRKWFSIPEALLQLAQHKPVQRSYIHSLHNTNPRHNPNISPSHHSHTTVTSIQLMNNSSNNPHLNKHS from the exons ATGGTCAAGGAAAAACCAAACTCAATCCGTATTTACGACTCAGAAGGTTATAGACGTAGAGCTGCATGTATCTGCGTCAAAAACGATCTGGAAGATGAG GTACTCTTGGTTACATCCAGTCGAAGACCTGATAGTTGGATAGTACCTGGTGGGGGTGTTGAACCAGAAGAAGAACCTGCAGTAACAGCATTAAGAGAAGTTCGAGAAGAGGCTGGTGTTTTAGGACAATTAGGCAGATGTCTTGGCATATTCGAG AATGTGGAACATAAACATAGAACACAAGTATGGGTTATGCAGGTAACCGAAGAGCTGCCAGAATGGGAAGATTCACGTGCTATTGGTCGAAAGCGAAAGTGGTTCTCTATACCAGAGGCCTTGCTTCAGCTTGCTCAGCACAAGCCCGTCCAGCGTTCTTATATACACAGCCTCCACAATACTAATCCTCGACATAATCCCAATATTTCACCATCTCATCATTCACATACCACTGTAACATCTATTCAGCTAATGAATAATTCTAGTAACAATCCTCACCTTAACAAACACAGCTAA
- the L(2)09851 gene encoding WD repeat-containing protein 1 l(2)09851, protein MTIFYKEISKEMEYEQMSEVDEDMEESSSDSNEEDSIASDEVENNKSKIYLPGKSLECGEELIVDKTAYRMLHHAQSGAPCLSFDIILDDLGNNREDYPLNIYLVAGTQAAKTHVNNLLVMKMKNLCGIEDNSDDESDDDELHSESDTNIPILSVAPMKHQGCVNRVRYKRVGNKALAASWSELGRVHIWDLDKQLNALDNDELLRAYNKESKKNDGNIKPLFSFKGHLSEGYGLDWCPTEVGMLASGDCKGNIHIWHFSNSSTWHVDQRPYNSHAPYSVEDIQWSPNERHVLASCSVDKSIKIWDTRASPQSACMLTAASTHTADVNVISWNCKENQFLVSGGDDGLVCVWDLRQFSASNTKALAIFKQHTAPVTTVEWHPQEATVFASGGADDQIAQWDLSIETDQSEEIEDNELKELPPQLLFIHQGQTDIKELHWHPQCPGTIISTAHSGFNVFRTISV, encoded by the exons atgactattttctataaagaaatttctaaagaAATGGAGTATGAACAAATGAGTGAAGTTGATGAGGATATGGAAGAAAGTAGCAGTGATAGTAATGAAGAGGATTCTATTGCAAGTGATgaagtagaaaataataaatctaagATATATCTTCCTGGAAAGTCTTTAGAATGTGGAGAAGAACTTATTGTGGACAAGACAGCATATCGAATGTTACATCATGCCCAATCTGGAGCTCCTTGTCTTagttttgatattattttagatGACTTGGGTAATAATAGAGAAGATTACCCATTGAATATATATCTTGTGGCTGGAACTCAAGCTGCTAAGACACATGTTAACAATCTCCTtgttatgaaaatgaaaaatctatgTGGTATAGAAGATAATTCTGACGATGAATCAGATGATGATGAATTACATAGTGAAAGTGATACGAATATACCAATTTTGTCTGTTGCACCAATGAAGCATCAAGGTTGTGTTAATAGAGTtag atATAAAAGAGTTGGTAATAAAGCTCTGGCAGCAAGTTGGAGTGAATTAGGACGTGTACATATTTGGGATTTGGATAAACAATTAAATGCACTTGATAATGATGAATTGCTACGTGCATATAATAAGGAGTCTAAAAAAAATGATGGAAACATCAAACCATTATTTAGTTTTAAAGGACATCTTTCAGAAGGATATGGACTTGATTGGTGTCCAACAGAAGTAGGCATGTTAGCTTCTGGTGATTGCAAGGGTAACATTCATATATGGCATTTTAGTAATTCTTCAACTTGGCATGTGGATCAACGACCTTATAATTCACATGCACCATACAGTGTTGAAGATATTCAGTGGTCACCTAATGAAAGACATGTACTTGCTTCATGTTCTGTTGATAAAAG TATCAAAATTTGGGATACAAGAGCAAGTCCACAATCTGCATGTATGTTAACAGCAGCTAGTACACATACTGCTGATGTTAATGTTATTTCATGGAATTGTAAAGAAAATCAGTTTCTTGTATCTGGTGGTGATGATGGCTTGGTCTGTGTATGGGATTTGCGTCAGTTTAGTGCTAGTAATACAAAAGCATTAGCCATATTTAAGCAACACACTGCACCTGTTACAACAGTAGAATGGCACCCTCAAGAGGCTACTGTATTTGCTTCTGGTGGAGCTGATGATCAAATTGCTCAGTGGGATTTATCAATAGAAACCGATCAATCGGAAGAGATAGAAGACAATGAATTAAAGGAACTTCCGCCAcaattgttatttatacatCAAGGCCAAACTGATATAAAAGAATTGCATTGGCATCCTCAATGTCCTGGTACTATAATATCAACGGCACATTCAGGATTTAATGTATTTCGTACAATTAGTGTATAA
- the Pms2 gene encoding mismatch repair endonuclease PMS2 isoform X2 produces MDEPISSSEKSKKINIISKQTIHQICSGQVIFDLATAVKELVENSLDSGATLIDIKLKDYGKTCISVSDNGSGVLEQDFEGLGLKHYTSKLREFSDLTEVSTFGFRGEALSSLCSLADLSIVTRHSTSEHGFKLQFDHNGALQKKEPCAREIGTTVHIKNIFKCLSVRAKEFQRNLKKEYIRAIQVLYSYCLVSTNTKITCSNCVSDKSPNLVINTVSPSNILSNINLIFGKKSSNGLSKIELLPPDEATLQEYNLSSNVVVDFEWDCYISSCDHDVGRSAPDRQFFYVNGRPCDLTKVSKLINQIYHKYNNKQYPFIFLNLKLNKHSTDINVTPNKRIIFCTQENLILATLKYNLSSRWDKLQGTLTANPAPELSFGVKRTISPTNVDRPIKRFHNLNAISKIEHTEKQNIQHINKNETIQYDNDNDNVQNNITNKTKILDTVQMPISILAIKQQLQETENLLSKCVISSTRIKFKAQMDQNSNAENELKKQLTTDSFFEMEIIGQFNLGFIITRLKEDLFIIDQHATDEKYRFEKLNNETQLRTQKLIIPKFLNISPLNETILIEHQKTFEDNGFFFKINSEGIPVSGHWQFGQDDIEELIFLIREGGIENQKNSTFRPSRVRQMLASKACRKAVMIGTALNNNDMRKLITQMAEMENPWNCPHGRPTIRHLLSLNLIYK; encoded by the exons ATGGATGAACCAATATCATCGTcggaaaaatcgaagaagattaatattataagtaAACAAACAATTCATCAAATTTGTTCTGGTCAG GTAATATTTGATCTTGCAACTGCTGTGAAAGAACTGGTAGAAAATAGTTTAGATAGTGGTGCTAcattaattgatattaaattgAAAGATTATGGAAAGACATGTATCAGCGTTAGTGATAATGGAAGTGGTGTTTTAGAACAAGATTTTGAAGGATTAG GACTGAAGCATTATACTTCTAAACTTCGAGAATTCTCAGATTTAACAGAAGTGAGCACATTTGGATTTCGGGGAGAAGCTCTTAGTTCACTTTGTTCTTTAGCTGACTTAAGTATTGTTACAAGACATTCTACAAGCGAACATggttttaaattacaatttgatCACAATGGTGCACTGCAAAAAAAAGAACCATGTGCAAGAGAAATAGGAACTACTgtgcatataaaaaatatatttaagtgCCTTTCTGTTAGAGCaaaagaatttcaaagaaatcttAAAAAGGAATATATTCGAGCTATTCAAGTACTATATAGCTATTGCTTAGTTTCTactaatacaaaaataacatGCTCCAATTGTGTATCAGACAAATCCCCTAATCTTGTAATCAATACTGTTAGTCCCAGTAATATTTTAagcaatattaatttaatatttggcAAAAAATCTTCAAATGGACTTAGTAAAATTGAACTGTTACCTCCTGATGAAGCAACATTGCAAGAATATAACTTATCAAGTAATGTAGTTGTGGATTTTGAATGGGATTGCTATATTAGCAGCTGTGATCATGATGTTGGACGTTCTGCTCCTGATagacaatttttttatgtaaatggtCGACCATGTGATCTGACAAAAGtcagtaaattaataaatcaaatttatcataaatataataataaacaatatccatttatttttttaaatttgaagtTAAATAAACACTCAACTGATATTAATGTAACTCCAAATAAAAGAATCATCTTCTGTAcacaagaaaatttaattttagcaactttaaaatataatttatcatcTAGATGGGACAAATTACAAGGAACTTTGACTGCAAACCCTGCACCAGAATTAAGTTTTGGTGTAAAAAGAACAATTTCACCTACAAATGTTGATCGACCAATCAAAAGATTTCACAATTTAAATGCAATATCAAAAATAGAACATacagaaaaacaaaatatacaacacattaataaaaatgaaactattcaatatgataatgataatgataatgtacaaaataatataacaaataaaacaaaaatattagataCCGTACAAATGCCAATTAGCATTCTGGCAATAAAACAACAACTTCAAGAAACGGAAAATCTTTTATCGAAATGTGTGATTTCAAGTACAAGGATCAAGTTTAAGGCACAGATGGATCAAAATTCAAATGctgaaaatgaattaaaaaaacaattaACAACAGATTCTTTTTTCGag atGGAAATTATAGGTCAATTTAATCTTGGTTTTATAATAACTCGTTTGAAAGAAGATCTTTTCATTATTGATCAACATGCTAccgatgaaaaatatcgttttgAGAAGCTTAATAATGAAACTCAATTACGAacacaaaaattaattattcctaaatttttaaatatttctccaCTTAATGAGACAATATTAATTGAACATCAAAAAACATTTGAAGATaatggttttttttttaaaataaattctgaag GTATACCAGTAAGTGGTCATTGGCAATTTGGACAAGATGACATCGAAGaattgatttttcttattagagAAGGTGGTATAGAAAACCAAAAAAATAGTACATTTCGTCCAAGTCGAGTAAGACAAATGCTAGCATCAAAAGCCTGTCGCAAGGCAGTTATGATAGGTACAGCTCTTAATAACAATGACATGCGTAAATTAATTACTCAAATGGCAGAAATGGAAAATCCTTGGAATTGCCCTCATGGTAGACCGACGATAAGACATCTGTTATCATTGAatcttatatataaataa
- the Pms2 gene encoding mismatch repair endonuclease PMS2 isoform X1, whose amino-acid sequence MDEPISSSEKSKKINIISKQTIHQICSGQVIFDLATAVKELVENSLDSGATLIDIKLKDYGKTCISVSDNGSGVLEQDFEGLGLKHYTSKLREFSDLTEVSTFGFRGEALSSLCSLADLSIVTRHSTSEHGFKLQFDHNGALQKKEPCAREIGTTVHIKNIFKCLSVRAKEFQRNLKKEYIRAIQVLYSYCLVSTNTKITCSNCVSDKSPNLVINTVSPSNILSNINLIFGKKSSNGLSKIELLPPDEATLQEYNLSSNVVVDFEWDCYISSCDHDVGRSAPDRQFFYVNGRPCDLTKVSKLINQIYHKYNNKQYPFIFLNLKLNKHSTDINVTPNKRIIFCTQENLILATLKYNLSSRWDKLQGTLTANPAPELSFGVKRTISPTNVDRPIKRFHNLNAISKIEHTEKQNIQHINKNETIQYDNDNDNVQNNITNKTKILDTVQMPISILAIKQQLQETENLLSKCVISSTRIKFKAQMDQNSNAENELKKQLTTDSFFEMEIIGQFNLGFIITRLKEDLFIIDQHATDEKYRFEKLNNETQLRTQKLIIPKFLNISPLNETILIEHQKTFEDNGFFFKINSEGESGHRVQLTGIPVSGHWQFGQDDIEELIFLIREGGIENQKNSTFRPSRVRQMLASKACRKAVMIGTALNNNDMRKLITQMAEMENPWNCPHGRPTIRHLLSLNLIYK is encoded by the exons ATGGATGAACCAATATCATCGTcggaaaaatcgaagaagattaatattataagtaAACAAACAATTCATCAAATTTGTTCTGGTCAG GTAATATTTGATCTTGCAACTGCTGTGAAAGAACTGGTAGAAAATAGTTTAGATAGTGGTGCTAcattaattgatattaaattgAAAGATTATGGAAAGACATGTATCAGCGTTAGTGATAATGGAAGTGGTGTTTTAGAACAAGATTTTGAAGGATTAG GACTGAAGCATTATACTTCTAAACTTCGAGAATTCTCAGATTTAACAGAAGTGAGCACATTTGGATTTCGGGGAGAAGCTCTTAGTTCACTTTGTTCTTTAGCTGACTTAAGTATTGTTACAAGACATTCTACAAGCGAACATggttttaaattacaatttgatCACAATGGTGCACTGCAAAAAAAAGAACCATGTGCAAGAGAAATAGGAACTACTgtgcatataaaaaatatatttaagtgCCTTTCTGTTAGAGCaaaagaatttcaaagaaatcttAAAAAGGAATATATTCGAGCTATTCAAGTACTATATAGCTATTGCTTAGTTTCTactaatacaaaaataacatGCTCCAATTGTGTATCAGACAAATCCCCTAATCTTGTAATCAATACTGTTAGTCCCAGTAATATTTTAagcaatattaatttaatatttggcAAAAAATCTTCAAATGGACTTAGTAAAATTGAACTGTTACCTCCTGATGAAGCAACATTGCAAGAATATAACTTATCAAGTAATGTAGTTGTGGATTTTGAATGGGATTGCTATATTAGCAGCTGTGATCATGATGTTGGACGTTCTGCTCCTGATagacaatttttttatgtaaatggtCGACCATGTGATCTGACAAAAGtcagtaaattaataaatcaaatttatcataaatataataataaacaatatccatttatttttttaaatttgaagtTAAATAAACACTCAACTGATATTAATGTAACTCCAAATAAAAGAATCATCTTCTGTAcacaagaaaatttaattttagcaactttaaaatataatttatcatcTAGATGGGACAAATTACAAGGAACTTTGACTGCAAACCCTGCACCAGAATTAAGTTTTGGTGTAAAAAGAACAATTTCACCTACAAATGTTGATCGACCAATCAAAAGATTTCACAATTTAAATGCAATATCAAAAATAGAACATacagaaaaacaaaatatacaacacattaataaaaatgaaactattcaatatgataatgataatgataatgtacaaaataatataacaaataaaacaaaaatattagataCCGTACAAATGCCAATTAGCATTCTGGCAATAAAACAACAACTTCAAGAAACGGAAAATCTTTTATCGAAATGTGTGATTTCAAGTACAAGGATCAAGTTTAAGGCACAGATGGATCAAAATTCAAATGctgaaaatgaattaaaaaaacaattaACAACAGATTCTTTTTTCGag atGGAAATTATAGGTCAATTTAATCTTGGTTTTATAATAACTCGTTTGAAAGAAGATCTTTTCATTATTGATCAACATGCTAccgatgaaaaatatcgttttgAGAAGCTTAATAATGAAACTCAATTACGAacacaaaaattaattattcctaaatttttaaatatttctccaCTTAATGAGACAATATTAATTGAACATCAAAAAACATTTGAAGATaatggttttttttttaaaataaattctgaag GTGAATCTGGTCATCGTGTGCAACTCACAGGTATACCAGTAAGTGGTCATTGGCAATTTGGACAAGATGACATCGAAGaattgatttttcttattagagAAGGTGGTATAGAAAACCAAAAAAATAGTACATTTCGTCCAAGTCGAGTAAGACAAATGCTAGCATCAAAAGCCTGTCGCAAGGCAGTTATGATAGGTACAGCTCTTAATAACAATGACATGCGTAAATTAATTACTCAAATGGCAGAAATGGAAAATCCTTGGAATTGCCCTCATGGTAGACCGACGATAAGACATCTGTTATCATTGAatcttatatataaataa